From the Maioricimonas rarisocia genome, one window contains:
- a CDS encoding carbonic anhydrase, producing MIDRLPTDTRFGQESDYASSRELLSAAGYGDEPVIAMVACSDMPCAVDDVLGTRPGELVIVQNAGNRVPLESAVDDISTLSSLWFALQPTTVQYLVICGHTRCRCRDHQGSPAGPASSQHHCVPHSGIVATHEQAGDVTRAGRHVLQQLDAVRTHMFIRERLQRRSLRLHACVVDDRTGTLYSYEPTAGQFAPV from the coding sequence ATGATCGACCGATTGCCAACCGACACCCGATTCGGACAGGAGTCCGACTACGCCTCGTCCCGCGAACTCCTGAGTGCCGCCGGCTACGGTGACGAACCGGTCATCGCGATGGTCGCCTGCAGCGACATGCCCTGCGCGGTCGACGATGTGCTGGGGACCAGGCCGGGAGAACTGGTCATCGTACAGAATGCCGGCAATCGCGTGCCGCTCGAATCGGCCGTCGATGACATTTCGACTCTGTCGTCCCTGTGGTTTGCGTTGCAGCCCACCACGGTGCAGTACCTTGTGATCTGCGGCCACACCCGCTGCCGGTGCCGCGATCACCAGGGGAGTCCCGCCGGGCCAGCATCCAGCCAGCACCACTGCGTTCCGCACTCCGGAATCGTCGCGACGCACGAACAGGCGGGAGACGTCACACGAGCCGGCCGACACGTCCTGCAGCAGCTCGACGCGGTCCGGACACACATGTTCATCCGGGAACGACTGCAGCGCCGATCGCTGCGGTTGCATGCGTGTGTGGTCGATGACCGTACGGGAACCCTCTACAGCTACGAGCCGACGGCGGGGCAATTCGCGCCTGTCTGA
- a CDS encoding DUF1501 domain-containing protein has translation MKTSRREFLAGLAGASVVASFGGPAPGVLLHAAEEVADHERLLVVVQLSGGNDGLNTVIPFREEAYYENRPTLAVPRDDVIRIDAGTGLNPVMTGFAELLEAGQLAIVQGVGYPQPNRSHFESMDIWHTCRRKDEPRESGWLGRYLEAAGAQNSTDVPAMHLGQEKQPLALASRDVRVPSVRSLERFRLELGSNQRLEEAVRAAVRDERESQDELLAFVQSTTSSALDASERIAAASGGYQSQVEYPATGLGQKLRTVAQLIDAGLGTRIYYVAIDGFDTHSRQKAAHESLLRQVSDAMAVFLRDVAAHGHGERVLAMCFSEFGRRVKENASEGTDHGAAAPVFLLGTPVVSGLIGQHPRLDDLDGGDLKHHTDFRSVYATLLQRWFGVDSEPVLGESYEPVDAIRT, from the coding sequence ATGAAAACGAGTCGACGCGAGTTTCTGGCCGGGCTGGCGGGGGCGTCCGTCGTCGCATCGTTCGGCGGACCGGCTCCGGGCGTACTGCTGCATGCTGCCGAAGAGGTGGCCGACCACGAGCGGCTACTGGTTGTTGTGCAGCTGTCGGGCGGCAATGACGGGCTGAACACGGTAATTCCCTTCCGTGAAGAGGCGTACTACGAGAACCGCCCGACACTCGCCGTGCCGCGCGATGACGTGATCCGCATCGATGCCGGGACGGGGCTGAATCCGGTAATGACCGGCTTCGCTGAACTGCTCGAAGCGGGACAGCTGGCAATCGTACAGGGCGTCGGGTACCCGCAGCCGAACCGTTCGCATTTCGAGTCGATGGACATCTGGCACACCTGCCGCCGGAAGGATGAGCCCCGCGAGAGCGGCTGGCTGGGCCGCTATCTCGAAGCGGCTGGAGCACAGAACTCAACCGACGTTCCGGCCATGCATCTGGGGCAGGAGAAGCAGCCACTGGCACTCGCCTCGCGCGATGTTCGGGTGCCGTCGGTCCGGTCACTCGAGCGGTTCCGGCTGGAACTTGGAAGCAATCAGCGGCTCGAAGAGGCCGTCCGCGCAGCGGTGAGAGACGAGCGCGAGTCGCAGGACGAGCTGCTGGCGTTTGTGCAGTCCACGACCAGTTCGGCTCTGGACGCCAGCGAACGCATCGCCGCGGCCAGTGGCGGCTATCAGTCGCAGGTGGAGTATCCCGCGACCGGGCTGGGGCAGAAACTCAGAACCGTGGCGCAACTGATCGATGCCGGACTGGGGACGCGGATTTACTATGTCGCGATCGATGGCTTCGACACGCATTCGCGGCAGAAGGCGGCGCACGAGTCGTTGCTGCGCCAGGTGAGCGATGCGATGGCCGTCTTTCTTCGCGACGTTGCCGCGCATGGTCATGGCGAACGTGTGCTGGCGATGTGCTTCAGCGAGTTCGGCCGTCGCGTGAAGGAGAACGCCAGCGAAGGGACCGACCACGGTGCGGCTGCGCCGGTGTTTCTGTTGGGCACGCCGGTCGTCAGCGGCCTGATCGGTCAGCATCCCCGGCTGGATGATCTGGACGGCGGTGATCTGAAGCATCACACGGACTTCCGCAGCGTGTATGCGACGCTTCTGCAGCGGTGGTTCGGTGTCGACAGCGAGCCGGTCCTGGGTGAGTCGTATGAGCCGGTCGACGCCATCCGGACCTGA
- a CDS encoding DUF1800 domain-containing protein has translation MNRPQHVDPEWAWSPYSPDAQTPWTRALAAHLYRRAGFAATTQQLDDAVAQSPGEVLQDLMQPGRESQDYANDIDDLARANLATGDPKKMSAWWLYRMLTTPAQLQEKATLFWHGHFATGAEKVEDADLVYGQYRLLREHATGDFGALLHGISRDPAMLIYLDSATNRKSHPNENYAREIMELFALGEGAYTEQDIRELARCFTGWEVRRGKFRFNRYQHDFGEKTVLGTSGKLGGDEGVDVVLAQSTAPQFIVRKLIRFYVCDEPEASDELVAPLAREFRDSGLQVGPVIQRILSSNLFFSSHSRGRKVRSPIELGVGFLRALNGTTGIYELAAGMAQIGQELFYPPNVKGWDGGRTWINSSTLLGRANLIRSLLESDKTRFSGATLEELVDREGLQKPHEIVDWLAELLFAVPVPETVRERVTGVLESNDGDRENRLRNALTVLCTLPEFQLA, from the coding sequence ATGAATCGGCCACAGCATGTCGATCCGGAATGGGCGTGGAGTCCATATTCGCCGGATGCACAAACTCCCTGGACGCGAGCACTGGCGGCCCATCTGTACCGGCGGGCCGGCTTCGCCGCAACCACGCAGCAGCTCGATGACGCTGTGGCACAGTCACCCGGTGAAGTCCTCCAGGATCTCATGCAGCCCGGTCGAGAGTCGCAGGACTATGCGAACGACATCGACGATCTGGCTCGGGCGAATCTGGCAACCGGCGATCCGAAGAAGATGTCCGCCTGGTGGCTGTATCGCATGTTGACCACTCCGGCGCAGCTTCAGGAGAAGGCGACGCTCTTCTGGCACGGCCACTTCGCGACCGGTGCCGAGAAGGTCGAGGATGCTGACCTCGTCTACGGGCAGTACCGGTTGCTGCGAGAGCATGCGACGGGGGACTTCGGTGCCCTGCTCCACGGGATCTCCCGCGACCCGGCGATGCTCATCTACCTCGACTCGGCGACGAACCGCAAGTCGCACCCGAACGAGAATTACGCCCGCGAGATCATGGAGCTGTTCGCACTCGGCGAAGGGGCCTACACCGAGCAGGACATTCGCGAGCTGGCCCGCTGCTTTACCGGCTGGGAAGTTCGCCGCGGCAAGTTCCGGTTCAACCGCTACCAGCACGACTTCGGCGAGAAGACGGTGCTCGGCACATCAGGAAAACTGGGTGGTGATGAGGGTGTTGACGTTGTCCTGGCTCAGTCCACGGCACCGCAGTTCATCGTGAGGAAGCTGATCCGGTTCTATGTCTGCGACGAGCCGGAAGCCTCCGATGAACTGGTTGCGCCGCTGGCACGTGAGTTCCGCGACAGTGGTCTGCAGGTTGGCCCGGTGATCCAGCGAATCCTTTCGAGCAATCTGTTCTTCTCATCACACAGCCGTGGCCGCAAGGTTCGCTCGCCGATCGAACTCGGCGTCGGATTTCTGCGGGCACTCAACGGCACGACCGGGATCTACGAACTGGCGGCCGGCATGGCACAGATCGGCCAGGAACTGTTCTATCCCCCGAACGTGAAGGGATGGGACGGCGGGCGAACGTGGATCAATTCTTCGACGCTGCTGGGTCGCGCCAATCTGATCCGGAGCCTGCTGGAGAGCGACAAGACACGTTTCTCCGGCGCAACGCTCGAGGAACTGGTTGATCGCGAAGGTCTGCAGAAGCCGCACGAGATCGTCGACTGGCTCGCGGAACTTCTGTTCGCCGTGCCGGTGCCCGAGACCGTCCGCGAGCGGGTGACGGGAGTTCTCGAGTCGAACGACGGTGACCGCGAGAACCGCCTGCGAAATGCCCTGACCGTCCTCTGTACGCTGCCCGAGTTTCAGCTCGCCTGA
- a CDS encoding SulP family inorganic anion transporter, whose product MSAPTDTPRGNAAGFRQYFRNDVLAGFLVFLIALPLCLGISLACGYPPIAGVFTAIIGAIVTTFISDSELTIKGPAAGLIVIAIGCIEDFGGDGMTGGFSVADMAAYKAALAVGVAAAVLQILFAIFRAGILGEFFPVSAVHGMLAAIGVIIIAKQFPVALGVEARGEPLELLGEIPHFIAEANPAIAAIGGVSLAIMFLWPLAGRRFRPLRMIPAPMAVLFAAVPMGMAFHLMEPHHYVLSGHRYPLGEQFLVAMPDRVFGMFDEITFPAFGALSEPKAWKWVMMFFIIGSLESLLSAKAIDIIDPWKRKTTLDRDVLAVGVGNLCASLVGGLPMISEIVRSKANIDNGARTRFANMWHGVFLLVCVALIPTVLHRIPLASLAAMLVYTGFRLAHPSEFVNVFKIGREQFAVFTTTLVAVLATDLLIGIAIGISLKMIIHLVNGVPLRSLFKAYVDVEQVDADTRLIRTHHSAVFSNWIPIRRQIRDLGLGQRQNVILDLSNTQLVDHSVMDKLHEMKDDFELAGLDLTIVGLESHTPLARHEHAARKRSLFAQRRITVVAEDMLEERLESELLARGAGGYAIIPCSGPRKPSHNGQKRQATLLVRIEAVLDADACDAFLDFVRAELLPQHAVTVCAESVQVVRQEPFVPVNGQPRAAPEHVTATSVS is encoded by the coding sequence ATGTCAGCACCGACTGACACTCCCCGCGGCAATGCAGCCGGCTTCCGCCAGTACTTCCGCAACGACGTGCTGGCAGGATTCCTCGTCTTTCTGATTGCACTGCCGCTCTGCCTGGGGATCTCGCTCGCGTGCGGCTACCCGCCGATCGCCGGTGTGTTTACGGCTATCATCGGGGCGATCGTCACGACGTTCATCAGCGATTCGGAACTCACGATCAAGGGGCCGGCTGCCGGGCTGATCGTGATCGCCATCGGCTGCATCGAGGACTTCGGTGGCGACGGCATGACGGGCGGCTTCAGTGTCGCCGACATGGCGGCCTACAAGGCAGCGCTGGCGGTCGGCGTGGCCGCGGCCGTCCTGCAGATCCTGTTCGCCATCTTCCGGGCCGGCATTCTGGGTGAATTCTTCCCGGTCTCAGCCGTGCACGGCATGCTGGCCGCGATCGGTGTGATCATCATCGCCAAACAGTTTCCCGTCGCGCTCGGCGTGGAAGCCAGAGGAGAGCCGCTGGAACTGCTCGGCGAGATCCCGCACTTCATTGCCGAAGCCAATCCGGCCATTGCCGCGATCGGCGGCGTCAGTCTGGCAATCATGTTCCTGTGGCCGCTGGCCGGTCGGCGATTTCGCCCGCTGCGGATGATTCCCGCCCCCATGGCCGTGCTGTTCGCCGCAGTGCCGATGGGGATGGCATTCCACCTGATGGAACCGCACCACTATGTCCTCAGCGGACACCGCTATCCGCTCGGCGAGCAGTTTCTGGTAGCGATGCCCGATCGCGTGTTCGGCATGTTCGACGAGATCACGTTCCCGGCGTTCGGCGCCCTCAGCGAACCGAAGGCGTGGAAGTGGGTGATGATGTTCTTCATCATCGGCAGTCTCGAATCACTGCTGAGCGCGAAGGCGATCGACATCATCGATCCCTGGAAGCGGAAGACCACCCTGGACCGGGACGTGCTTGCCGTCGGCGTCGGCAACCTGTGTGCCTCGCTGGTCGGCGGACTGCCGATGATCTCCGAGATCGTCCGCAGCAAAGCGAACATCGACAACGGTGCACGCACCCGCTTTGCCAACATGTGGCACGGCGTCTTTCTGCTTGTCTGCGTGGCGCTGATACCGACCGTCCTGCATCGCATTCCGCTGGCCTCGCTGGCGGCGATGCTGGTTTACACGGGGTTTCGCCTGGCGCATCCGTCCGAGTTCGTAAACGTCTTCAAGATCGGCCGCGAACAGTTTGCCGTCTTCACGACGACGCTCGTCGCCGTTCTGGCAACCGATCTGCTCATCGGGATCGCCATCGGCATCTCGTTGAAGATGATCATCCACCTCGTCAACGGCGTACCGCTGCGTTCGCTCTTCAAGGCGTATGTCGACGTCGAACAGGTGGATGCGGACACCCGCCTGATCCGTACACATCATTCGGCCGTCTTCAGCAACTGGATCCCGATTCGTCGGCAGATCCGCGACCTCGGCCTAGGGCAGCGGCAGAACGTCATACTCGACCTGTCGAACACGCAGCTCGTCGATCACAGCGTGATGGACAAGCTGCATGAAATGAAGGACGACTTCGAACTTGCCGGACTCGACCTGACGATCGTCGGACTCGAAAGTCACACGCCGCTCGCCCGTCACGAACATGCCGCCCGCAAACGGTCGCTGTTCGCCCAGCGACGCATCACAGTCGTAGCGGAGGACATGCTCGAAGAGCGGCTCGAGAGCGAACTGCTGGCGCGTGGAGCGGGCGGCTACGCGATCATTCCCTGTTCCGGACCGCGGAAGCCATCCCACAACGGGCAGAAGCGTCAGGCAACTCTGCTGGTCCGGATCGAAGCGGTCCTCGATGCCGATGCGTGTGACGCCTTCCTCGACTTCGTCCGCGCCGAGCTGTTGCCGCAACACGCCGTGACCGTCTGTGCGGAATCCGTGCAGGTCGTCCGGCAGGAACCGTTCGTGCCGGTCAACGGACAGCCCCGTGCCGCTCCGGAGCACGTGACGGCCACTTCCGTCTCCTGA
- a CDS encoding PP2C family protein-serine/threonine phosphatase encodes MRKSFAMAKQRQGVWPIPEFNALVSRYFPSPVDGTSRVFYEYGGVSDRGRVNPHNEDHFAVIHRTRSQHAVLSNLPEGDLGLHSDEAYLLIVADGVGGNAFGELASRLAIRTLWEVASQAAHWIMRVSDIDLDDIRERVDAHVEVLQRFFRERALSQPATAQMGTTWTSAYVMGQDAIIAHIGDSRAYLCRNGRLRRVTRDHTLAQMLIETGLQAEKADRFQHVLVNCFGAHASETKAEVRCVHLDDGDSLLLCTDGLTRHLDDAQIEQHLCSPKTPQAICESLVGAAVEDGGTDNVTAVVVRINVPASEAAVDF; translated from the coding sequence GTGAGAAAGTCGTTTGCGATGGCGAAGCAACGGCAGGGAGTCTGGCCGATTCCCGAGTTCAACGCACTGGTCAGCCGGTACTTTCCCTCGCCCGTCGACGGCACGTCGCGGGTGTTCTACGAGTACGGCGGTGTCTCTGACCGGGGGCGGGTCAATCCGCACAACGAAGATCACTTCGCCGTGATCCACCGCACGCGGTCGCAGCACGCCGTGCTGTCAAATCTTCCCGAAGGTGACCTCGGGCTGCACAGTGACGAGGCGTACCTGCTGATCGTCGCCGACGGCGTGGGAGGGAACGCATTCGGCGAACTGGCGAGCCGTCTGGCAATCCGAACGCTCTGGGAAGTTGCCAGTCAGGCCGCTCACTGGATCATGCGGGTGAGCGACATCGATCTGGATGACATCCGCGAACGCGTCGATGCTCATGTCGAAGTCCTGCAGCGGTTCTTTCGCGAGCGGGCACTGTCGCAGCCGGCCACGGCTCAGATGGGTACAACCTGGACCTCGGCATACGTCATGGGCCAGGACGCCATCATCGCTCACATCGGGGACTCACGAGCGTATCTGTGCCGCAACGGACGACTTCGACGCGTCACCCGCGACCACACGCTGGCCCAGATGCTGATCGAGACCGGACTGCAGGCCGAGAAGGCGGACCGCTTTCAGCATGTGCTGGTGAACTGCTTCGGGGCTCACGCCTCGGAAACGAAGGCCGAGGTCCGCTGTGTGCATCTCGATGACGGCGACTCGCTGCTGCTGTGTACGGACGGTCTGACCAGACATCTGGACGACGCACAGATCGAGCAACATCTTTGCAGCCCGAAAACTCCGCAGGCGATATGCGAGAGTCTCGTCGGGGCAGCCGTGGAGGACGGTGGGACCGACAACGTGACCGCAGTGGTCGTGCGGATCAACGTGCCGGCCAGCGAAGCGGCGGTCGACTTCTGA
- the solA gene encoding N-methyl-L-tryptophan oxidase, with translation METYDCIVIGVGGIGSACLYHLARRGHRVLGLEQFDVPTDRGSSHGESRVIRQAYFEHPDYVPLLKQAYAGWSALEDVSGRSLYQPTGILVAGPADGEAVAGCRLAASQHQLSIENLSTAQAMGRFPGLVIPQNLDVVFERDAGFLFVEDCVRAHADAALAAGAELRTRERVRSWQSNGGTVRLLTDRGRYEASRVIITAGPWSAHLLSELNLPLSVLRKVMTWHADRSGAMRVENGAPVWFIELPEGCFYGVPGVGGESVKVGEHTRGEAVTDPFTVDRGLRASDLLPIRSMLKQLLPGVSPEPSRLAVCMYTNSPDGHFIVDRYPGNDSVVLAAGFSGHGFKFAPVIGEALADLADAGRTDLPIGFLGLSRLLQKAE, from the coding sequence ATGGAAACGTACGACTGCATCGTAATCGGCGTCGGCGGAATCGGCAGCGCGTGTCTGTATCACCTGGCACGGCGAGGCCATCGGGTGCTGGGACTGGAGCAGTTCGACGTTCCGACCGATCGCGGCAGTTCTCACGGCGAGTCGCGTGTCATCCGGCAGGCGTATTTCGAGCATCCCGACTACGTTCCTCTGCTCAAGCAGGCGTACGCCGGGTGGAGCGCACTCGAGGACGTCTCGGGCCGGTCCCTCTATCAGCCGACCGGTATCCTTGTGGCGGGCCCGGCCGATGGTGAAGCCGTCGCAGGTTGCCGGCTCGCGGCCAGCCAGCATCAGTTGTCGATCGAGAATCTTTCTACGGCTCAGGCGATGGGGCGGTTTCCGGGCCTTGTCATCCCGCAGAACCTCGATGTGGTCTTCGAACGGGACGCCGGATTCCTGTTCGTCGAAGACTGTGTCCGGGCCCACGCGGATGCCGCCCTTGCAGCGGGAGCGGAACTGCGGACTCGCGAACGGGTCCGGTCCTGGCAATCGAATGGGGGAACGGTCCGGCTCTTGACGGACCGCGGACGATATGAAGCATCGCGAGTGATCATTACGGCCGGACCATGGTCGGCGCATCTCCTGTCGGAACTGAATCTGCCGCTGTCGGTCCTGCGCAAGGTGATGACCTGGCATGCCGACAGGTCTGGTGCGATGCGTGTCGAGAATGGTGCTCCGGTCTGGTTCATCGAGCTGCCGGAAGGCTGTTTCTATGGCGTGCCCGGAGTGGGGGGCGAATCCGTGAAGGTGGGAGAACACACCCGTGGCGAGGCGGTGACCGATCCGTTTACTGTCGATCGCGGACTGCGGGCCAGCGATCTGCTGCCGATTCGCAGCATGCTCAAGCAGCTTCTGCCCGGCGTCTCTCCCGAACCGTCCCGACTGGCGGTCTGCATGTATACGAATTCGCCGGACGGGCACTTCATCGTGGACCGGTACCCGGGCAACGACTCGGTCGTACTGGCGGCGGGATTCTCCGGCCACGGCTTCAAGTTCGCGCCGGTCATCGGGGAAGCACTGGCCGACCTCGCGGACGCGGGCCGCACCGATCTGCCGATCGGCTTTCTCGGTCTGTCGCGTCTGCTTCAGAAAGCCGAGTAA
- a CDS encoding hydroxypyruvate isomerase family protein, with protein sequence MSEHTSSPQSLMGRRGLLKSALGGTAMAALGAAPHAALAAEPAAVKGNIRQSIVFWCFNAAGDQWDIEKTSQVAKSLGCQSVELVDPADWGTLKKHGLVCAIAPNGMPGAPFMKGFNNPRYHEEVITRTKTAIDACADAGFPSVIAFTGFKYRDAEDPTSGEISPEEGADNCVKGLKQIAGYAEKKGVTICLEHLNTRDDTHPMKGHPGYQGDDVDDVADMLRRVDSPRVKLLFDIYHVQIMNGDVIRRLGQLKDIIGHVHTAGNPGRGELDEDQEIQYPAIMRKLVELGYDGYVGQEFIPTRDPLAGLTQAVRLCDV encoded by the coding sequence ATGTCTGAACACACCAGCTCACCGCAAAGCCTGATGGGCCGTCGCGGGCTTCTGAAGTCTGCACTGGGCGGAACGGCCATGGCGGCATTGGGGGCGGCGCCGCACGCAGCACTCGCCGCCGAACCGGCCGCGGTGAAAGGAAACATCCGGCAGTCGATCGTGTTCTGGTGTTTCAACGCCGCTGGCGATCAGTGGGACATCGAGAAGACGTCGCAGGTTGCAAAATCGCTGGGATGCCAGTCGGTCGAGCTGGTTGATCCGGCCGACTGGGGAACGCTGAAGAAGCACGGTCTCGTCTGTGCGATCGCTCCCAACGGGATGCCGGGAGCTCCTTTCATGAAGGGCTTCAACAACCCCCGCTACCACGAAGAAGTGATCACGCGGACGAAGACCGCGATCGACGCCTGTGCCGATGCCGGCTTCCCCTCGGTCATTGCCTTTACGGGATTCAAGTACCGCGACGCAGAAGATCCGACCAGCGGCGAAATCTCGCCCGAGGAAGGTGCCGACAACTGCGTGAAGGGGCTCAAGCAGATTGCCGGCTACGCCGAGAAGAAAGGCGTGACCATCTGCCTCGAGCATCTCAACACGCGGGACGACACGCATCCGATGAAAGGGCACCCCGGCTATCAGGGGGACGATGTCGACGACGTCGCCGACATGCTCCGCCGCGTCGACTCCCCCCGCGTCAAACTGCTGTTCGACATCTACCATGTCCAGATCATGAACGGTGATGTCATTCGCCGGCTGGGACAGCTCAAGGACATCATCGGTCACGTGCATACGGCCGGAAACCCGGGCCGCGGCGAACTCGATGAGGACCAGGAGATCCAGTACCCGGCGATCATGCGCAAGCTGGTCGAACTCGGATACGACGGCTATGTGGGGCAGGAGTTCATCCCGACGCGAGACCCGCTCGCGGGGCTGACTCAGGCCGTCCGGCTGTGCGACGTCTGA
- a CDS encoding proton-conducting transporter transmembrane domain-containing protein, which yields MIELHLPWLECAILLPLLGVAWLAGTRDADRIRRRCIAVTSLTLLCTVGAWQDFATLHQFEAHDRWDVVSRLLGDEVLIIDELSAPLLPLSALLYLMTTVATLRTKVRRFSFGRALVSESILLATLSCRSPWLLVTLLAASTIPPWFELKERRRPTRVYVLYMGVSVFALALGCLSVKLDGIAGTAPAWGLALMIVGILIRSGIAPFHCWMTDLFEHASFGSALLFVTPIPGAYAAIRLLLPVAPDWALQSLALISLVTAVYASGMALVQREARRFFCYLFLSHSALVLVGLEIATPVGLTGALSVWLSVGLALGGFGLTLRSIEARTGRITLTDYHGLYEHTPTLAAFFLLTGLASVGFPGTFGFVGTELLVDGAVQEWSFLGMAVVAAAALNGIAVVQTYFQLFTGTVHVTSIPLRGRLPERLAVMGLALLILGGGLFPQPGIASRYHAAMQLVRAREHLGPARSPQNDDRSPATAGIDAASAALNESIALPLTVRSSHHVSTD from the coding sequence ATGATCGAGTTACACCTTCCCTGGCTTGAATGCGCGATTCTGCTCCCGCTGCTGGGAGTGGCATGGCTTGCGGGAACGCGCGACGCCGACCGTATTCGCCGGCGATGCATTGCCGTCACCAGTCTCACGCTGCTCTGCACGGTCGGCGCCTGGCAGGACTTTGCGACGCTGCATCAGTTCGAAGCTCATGACCGCTGGGACGTCGTCTCGCGACTCCTGGGGGACGAGGTGCTGATCATCGACGAACTGAGCGCACCGCTGCTGCCGTTGTCGGCTCTGCTGTATCTGATGACGACGGTCGCCACGTTGCGGACCAAGGTCCGTCGCTTCTCGTTCGGTCGGGCTCTGGTGTCCGAATCGATCCTGCTGGCCACGCTCAGTTGTCGTTCGCCGTGGCTGCTCGTAACCCTGCTGGCGGCCAGCACGATCCCTCCCTGGTTCGAATTGAAGGAGCGTCGCAGGCCCACCCGGGTCTACGTGCTGTACATGGGTGTTTCGGTCTTCGCGCTGGCGCTGGGATGCCTGTCGGTCAAACTGGACGGTATTGCAGGAACGGCCCCCGCATGGGGACTGGCGCTGATGATCGTCGGCATCCTGATCCGCAGCGGGATCGCTCCTTTTCACTGCTGGATGACGGACCTGTTCGAACATGCCAGCTTCGGCAGCGCCCTGTTGTTCGTGACGCCGATTCCCGGAGCGTATGCCGCCATCCGACTGCTCTTGCCGGTGGCTCCCGACTGGGCCCTGCAGAGCCTGGCTCTTATCTCGCTGGTGACTGCGGTCTACGCTTCCGGCATGGCGCTCGTTCAGCGGGAGGCACGCCGCTTCTTCTGCTATCTGTTTCTGAGCCACTCGGCGCTGGTGCTCGTCGGACTGGAGATCGCCACGCCCGTCGGTCTGACGGGCGCCCTCTCCGTCTGGCTGTCCGTCGGACTCGCACTGGGAGGCTTCGGGCTGACTTTGCGGTCGATCGAAGCCCGCACCGGACGGATCACGCTGACCGACTATCACGGTCTCTACGAGCACACGCCGACGCTGGCCGCGTTCTTTCTGCTGACCGGACTGGCGAGCGTTGGATTCCCCGGCACATTCGGGTTCGTCGGAACCGAACTGCTTGTCGATGGTGCCGTGCAGGAGTGGTCGTTTCTCGGCATGGCCGTGGTGGCCGCTGCTGCACTCAACGGGATTGCCGTGGTGCAGACGTACTTCCAGCTGTTCACCGGCACCGTGCACGTCACGTCGATCCCCCTGCGGGGGCGCCTTCCGGAACGCCTGGCCGTCATGGGACTGGCACTGCTGATTCTCGGTGGCGGACTGTTCCCCCAGCCGGGTATCGCATCCCGGTACCACGCGGCCATGCAGCTGGTCCGGGCCCGTGAACATCTCGGTCCGGCCCGTTCGCCGCAGAACGACGACCGTTCTCCCGCAACCGCTGGCATCGATGCCGCTTCGGCGGCTCTCAACGAATCAATCGCCTTACCACTAACCGTTCGGAGTTCGCACCATGTCAGCACCGACTGA